The Streptomyces cynarae genome contains a region encoding:
- a CDS encoding GNAT family N-acetyltransferase, producing MSQSSAAPVVERIDAKNRYEILVDGTRAGLTAYRDRGDQRVFYHTEVDDAFAGQGLASQLVQQALTDVRASGKRIVPVCPYVAKFLKKHEEFADITDTVTPDVLRWLDTELG from the coding sequence ATGAGCCAGTCTTCCGCCGCTCCCGTCGTCGAGCGGATAGACGCGAAGAACCGCTACGAGATCCTGGTCGACGGCACGCGCGCCGGGCTGACCGCCTACCGCGACCGCGGTGACCAGCGGGTCTTCTACCACACCGAGGTCGACGACGCCTTCGCCGGCCAGGGCCTGGCCTCGCAGCTGGTCCAGCAGGCGCTCACCGACGTGCGCGCCTCCGGGAAGCGGATCGTGCCCGTCTGCCCCTATGTGGCCAAATTCCTGAAGAAGCACGAGGAGTTCGCCGACATCACCGACACGGTGACCCCCGACGTCCTGCGCTGGCTGGACACGGAACTGGGCTGA
- a CDS encoding Dps family protein, with product MTTGSHPTSSQPWLHQKGEVIQEFGTVKQFPVALSYDARMYSCQRLNKALADTQILYSLYKKHHWLLRGATFYQLHLLLDKHAEQQLELVDTIAERVQTLGGVAVGDPRHVAEITSIPRPPDGVEEVPAMLSRLLEAHEAILADAHDAAARTADLGDDGTNDLLVSQVIRTGELQAWFLAEHLVDTPLVRS from the coding sequence ATGACCACCGGTTCCCATCCCACGAGCAGCCAGCCGTGGCTGCATCAGAAGGGCGAGGTCATCCAGGAGTTCGGGACCGTCAAGCAGTTCCCCGTCGCGCTGTCCTACGACGCGCGCATGTACTCCTGCCAGCGCCTGAACAAGGCCCTGGCCGACACCCAGATCCTCTACAGCCTCTACAAGAAGCACCACTGGCTCCTGCGCGGCGCGACCTTCTACCAGCTGCACCTGCTCCTGGACAAGCACGCGGAGCAACAGCTGGAGCTCGTCGACACGATCGCCGAGCGGGTCCAGACCCTGGGCGGCGTCGCGGTGGGCGACCCCCGGCACGTCGCGGAGATCACCTCCATTCCGCGTCCGCCGGACGGCGTCGAGGAGGTCCCGGCCATGCTCTCCCGGCTGCTGGAAGCCCACGAGGCCATCCTCGCGGACGCGCATGACGCGGCCGCCCGGACCGCCGACCTGGGCGACGACGGCACCAACGACCTGCTGGTCTCGCAGGTGATCCGCACCGGCGAGCTACAGGCCTGGTTCCTGGCCGAGCACCTGGTCGACACCCCCCTGGTCCGCTCCTGA
- a CDS encoding low temperature requirement protein A: MNSRGSRSGSPALSRIPGPRPHMPMRWGRGPGTGMPGRDPSEPHRTATSLELLFDLCFVIAVAQASHSLNTAVTAGDYTGGCLRFALVFFTIWWAWMNFTWFASAYDPDDVPYRLTVLVQITGSLVLAAGVPRAFAEGDLRVITLGYVVLRVTLAALWLRAARSDRRRRRTALRFAAGVTACQVGWVGLLFLPAPARLPGIIVMIVAEVSVPVWAQSAGMTPWHPHHIAERYELFTLIVLGESVAAATTAVRDAFDRHHSAWALYALAAGGLLMVFAMWWLYFARPAHTLLATTHQAHRRRFTWAYGHYLIFASATASGAGLAAYAQLATRRTDVSAPAAGAAVTVPVAIFLITVWAVHVRPHRRGGLERLLFPACTVAVLAAACSPAPALVAGLLLAALVAVVTATDRSGRAAQVKR, translated from the coding sequence ATGAACAGCCGGGGAAGCCGCTCCGGGAGCCCCGCGCTGAGCCGCATCCCCGGTCCCCGTCCCCACATGCCGATGCGGTGGGGGCGGGGGCCGGGCACCGGCATGCCGGGCCGGGACCCGAGTGAGCCGCACCGGACCGCCACGTCCCTGGAGCTCCTGTTCGACCTGTGCTTCGTCATCGCGGTGGCCCAGGCGTCCCACAGTCTGAACACGGCGGTGACCGCCGGGGACTACACCGGCGGGTGCCTGCGCTTCGCCCTGGTCTTCTTCACGATCTGGTGGGCGTGGATGAACTTCACGTGGTTCGCCTCCGCCTACGACCCGGACGACGTCCCCTACCGGTTGACGGTGCTCGTCCAGATCACCGGGTCCCTCGTTCTCGCCGCCGGCGTACCCCGGGCGTTCGCGGAAGGTGATCTGCGCGTCATCACGCTGGGATACGTGGTGCTGCGAGTGACGCTGGCCGCTCTGTGGCTGCGGGCCGCCCGGTCCGATCGGCGCCGGAGGCGGACCGCTCTGCGGTTCGCGGCCGGGGTGACGGCCTGTCAGGTCGGCTGGGTGGGGCTGCTGTTCCTTCCTGCGCCGGCGCGACTGCCCGGCATCATCGTGATGATCGTCGCGGAGGTCTCCGTCCCCGTGTGGGCGCAGTCCGCCGGTATGACGCCGTGGCACCCGCATCACATCGCCGAGCGCTACGAACTGTTCACCCTCATCGTGCTCGGTGAGTCCGTCGCGGCCGCCACCACGGCGGTACGGGACGCGTTCGACCGGCACCACAGCGCGTGGGCGCTGTACGCCCTGGCGGCGGGCGGTCTGCTCATGGTCTTCGCCATGTGGTGGCTGTACTTCGCCCGCCCGGCGCACACGCTGCTCGCCACCACGCACCAGGCCCACCGCAGGAGATTCACCTGGGCGTACGGCCACTACCTGATCTTCGCCTCGGCGACCGCCTCGGGAGCCGGGCTGGCGGCGTACGCCCAGTTGGCGACGCGGCGCACCGATGTCTCCGCCCCGGCGGCGGGCGCGGCCGTCACCGTCCCGGTGGCGATCTTCCTGATCACGGTGTGGGCCGTCCATGTCCGGCCGCACCGACGCGGTGGGCTCGAACGACTTCTGTTCCCCGCTTGCACCGTCGCGGTCCTGGCGGCCGCCTGCTCCCCGGCACCGGCGCTCGTCGCCGGACTGCTGCTGGCCGCTCTCGTCGCCGTGGTCACGGCGACCGACCGCTCCGGACGCGCGGCGCAGGTGAAGCGGTGA
- a CDS encoding YcxB family protein: MTEGRETDAVAERPVELAYRPTVSELASALRARARSTGAGRFQRRVLVWTVAVTTVGALLSSAGSGHRDTPWPLYAGVVVFAAFMTAVPWLQARRLHRLAERQGDIRGTVDDTGIRLTTAHSSVGHDWHLYSRYAETPELFVLLSADKSAVGFAVLPKRAVADPEEVDRLRAVLDRRLVRADAARAPGGPRSRRRAVGRRVGSVGLLLLGLLLFFFAFAAVQQAAHPDRFPGIRNNTAPMSAVMLGLGALAVAGAWWLVRRMAAMRIVTAVLAVLVLSAGGVTLYRVGPMLHCWGSDRIARGPEGAYVCYDF, translated from the coding sequence ATGACAGAGGGCCGCGAGACGGACGCGGTCGCCGAGAGACCGGTGGAGCTGGCCTACCGGCCGACCGTCAGCGAGTTGGCGTCCGCGCTGCGGGCACGCGCGAGGAGCACCGGCGCGGGGCGCTTTCAGCGCCGGGTGCTGGTCTGGACGGTGGCGGTCACGACCGTCGGCGCCCTGCTGTCGTCGGCCGGCTCCGGCCACCGGGACACACCGTGGCCCCTGTATGCGGGGGTCGTGGTCTTCGCCGCCTTCATGACTGCGGTGCCGTGGTTGCAGGCGCGCCGCCTCCACCGGCTCGCCGAGCGGCAGGGGGACATCCGCGGGACGGTCGACGACACCGGGATCCGGCTCACCACCGCGCACAGCTCGGTCGGCCACGACTGGCACCTCTACTCGCGCTATGCAGAGACTCCGGAGCTGTTCGTGCTTCTCAGCGCCGACAAGTCCGCCGTCGGCTTCGCCGTCCTGCCCAAGCGGGCCGTGGCGGACCCGGAGGAGGTGGACCGGCTCCGGGCGGTCCTCGACCGGCGGCTCGTGCGCGCGGACGCCGCCCGGGCGCCAGGAGGCCCGCGGAGCCGACGCCGGGCCGTCGGCCGCAGGGTCGGCTCCGTCGGACTGTTGCTGCTGGGGCTGCTGCTGTTCTTCTTCGCCTTCGCCGCCGTCCAACAGGCCGCGCACCCGGACCGCTTTCCCGGGATCCGGAACAACACCGCCCCGATGTCGGCCGTCATGCTGGGGCTGGGTGCGCTTGCGGTCGCCGGGGCTTGGTGGCTCGTACGGCGGATGGCGGCCATGCGGATCGTGACCGCCGTGCTCGCCGTCCTTGTCCTGTCGGCCGGCGGCGTCACGCTGTACCGCGTCGGGCCGATGCTCCACTGCTGGGGCTCGGACCGGATCGCCCGCGGGCCCGAGGGCGCCTACGTCTGCTACGACTTCTGA
- a CDS encoding YceI family protein, which produces MTTAAVETGLFVLDSAASTVALKHRTMWGLVTVKGTFTSVTGRGEVRPDGTAAGTVSLDAASLDTKHAKRDAHLRSDDFFAADQFPAIVFDVLDATRSGDDTVTVHGRLTVRGITRPQTVTATVTQAGPDAVTLTAAFTVDRAQFGLTWNQMGMMRGLTTVDATLRFQRASA; this is translated from the coding sequence ATGACCACCGCTGCCGTCGAAACCGGCCTCTTCGTGCTCGACTCCGCCGCCTCCACCGTCGCCCTGAAGCACAGGACGATGTGGGGCCTGGTCACCGTCAAGGGCACCTTCACCTCGGTCACCGGCCGAGGAGAGGTGCGCCCGGACGGCACCGCCGCGGGCACCGTCAGCCTGGACGCCGCCTCCCTGGACACCAAGCACGCCAAGCGCGACGCGCACCTGCGTTCCGACGACTTCTTCGCCGCGGACCAGTTCCCCGCCATCGTCTTCGACGTCCTTGACGCCACCCGGAGTGGCGACGACACCGTCACCGTCCACGGTCGGCTGACCGTACGCGGCATCACCCGGCCGCAGACCGTCACCGCCACCGTCACCCAGGCCGGACCCGACGCGGTCACCCTCACCGCCGCATTCACGGTGGACCGCGCCCAGTTCGGTCTGACCTGGAACCAGATGGGCATGATGCGTGGCCTGACCACCGTCGACGCCACCCTGCGCTTCCAACGCGCATCCGCGTGA
- a CDS encoding carboxymuconolactone decarboxylase family protein, translating to MSTHTTGSAIQRIFIDKQSPAAHQALVRTSEAVRAVAAEAGLDRTLVELVNLRVSQINGCAYCLNVHTNAALRAGETPQRLGVLAAWRDTELFTPDERAALALAEATTNPADTTAQEAAYGTAREVLTDDQISAVIWVAVTINAFNRVSVMSGHPVRNR from the coding sequence TTGAGCACCCACACGACCGGGTCCGCGATCCAGCGGATCTTCATCGACAAGCAGAGCCCCGCCGCCCATCAGGCGTTGGTGCGGACCTCCGAAGCCGTACGGGCGGTCGCCGCCGAGGCGGGGCTCGACCGGACGCTCGTGGAACTGGTCAATCTGCGCGTGTCGCAGATCAACGGCTGCGCGTACTGCCTCAACGTACACACGAACGCCGCCCTGCGCGCGGGTGAGACCCCACAACGCCTCGGCGTGCTGGCGGCCTGGCGGGACACCGAACTGTTCACACCGGACGAACGCGCGGCGCTCGCGCTCGCCGAGGCGACCACGAACCCCGCCGACACGACCGCGCAGGAGGCCGCGTACGGCACCGCACGGGAGGTCCTCACCGACGACCAGATCTCCGCCGTGATCTGGGTGGCGGTCACCATCAACGCCTTCAACCGGGTCTCGGTCATGAGCGGGCATCCGGTACGGAACCGGTAG
- a CDS encoding pirin family protein, producing MSNVETKPMELRCGASVDGERPATTPRVDVLTPRDVPLGGPRAMTVRRTLPQRARTLIGAWCFADHYGPDDVSATGGMDVAPHPHTGLQTVSWLFSGEIEHRDSLGSHAFVRPGELNLMTGGYGISHSEVSTPRTTILHGVQLWVALPDEHRDTARDFQHHVPEPVRIDGAEIRVFLGSLAGETSPVRTFSPLLGAEIVLEPHATVTLAVDPGFEHGLLVDQGDVRLADVLLHRAELGYAHPGIDTLTLTNESDDIARTVLLGGTPFEEEIVMWWNFIGRSHEDIAKAREEWQNSSDRFGVVEGYAGNRLPAPALPNAVITPRRNPSRH from the coding sequence GTGAGCAATGTCGAAACGAAACCGATGGAGCTGCGGTGCGGCGCATCGGTGGACGGCGAGCGTCCGGCCACGACGCCGCGGGTCGACGTACTGACCCCGCGGGACGTGCCCCTGGGCGGCCCGCGGGCGATGACCGTGCGGCGCACCCTGCCGCAGCGTGCCCGGACCCTGATCGGGGCCTGGTGCTTCGCGGACCACTACGGACCCGACGACGTCTCCGCAACGGGCGGCATGGACGTCGCCCCGCATCCCCACACCGGGCTGCAGACGGTGAGCTGGCTGTTCAGCGGCGAGATCGAGCACCGGGACAGCCTGGGCAGCCACGCGTTCGTACGGCCGGGCGAGCTGAACCTCATGACGGGCGGGTACGGCATCAGCCACTCCGAGGTCTCCACCCCTCGGACCACGATCCTGCACGGCGTCCAGCTCTGGGTGGCGCTGCCGGACGAACATCGCGACACCGCACGGGACTTCCAGCACCACGTCCCGGAGCCCGTACGGATCGACGGGGCCGAGATCAGGGTGTTCCTGGGCTCCCTCGCCGGGGAGACCTCGCCGGTGCGGACCTTCAGCCCCCTGCTCGGCGCCGAGATCGTCCTCGAGCCCCACGCGACCGTCACGCTCGCCGTGGACCCCGGCTTCGAGCACGGCCTCCTCGTCGACCAGGGTGACGTCCGCCTCGCCGACGTCCTGCTGCACCGCGCGGAGTTGGGCTATGCGCATCCGGGCATCGACACGCTGACGCTGACGAACGAGTCGGACGACATCGCACGGACGGTGCTGCTCGGCGGAACTCCCTTCGAGGAGGAGATCGTCATGTGGTGGAATTTCATCGGGCGGAGCCACGAGGACATTGCGAAGGCCCGGGAGGAATGGCAGAACTCCTCGGACCGATTCGGCGTCGTGGAAGGATATGCGGGAAACCGCCTTCCTGCCCCCGCCCTGCCGAACGCCGTCATCACGCCGCGCAGAAATCCGTCGCGTCACTGA
- a CDS encoding SsgA family sporulation/cell division regulator, which yields MRHPLPGTADERSVAHRTEIIVSVADEPPIPLPAELRYDMSDPYAVRLSLGAPDAHSVDWVFARSLLADGVRRSAGIGEVVVIPPHRCHPDTLRILLRTRTGAAVLEVGIRAVTAFLRRADTMVPPGTEHRHIDLDGVVARLTAGSE from the coding sequence ATGAGACACCCTCTCCCCGGTACCGCGGACGAGAGGTCGGTCGCCCACAGGACCGAGATCATCGTCTCCGTGGCCGACGAACCGCCGATACCGCTCCCTGCCGAGCTCCGCTATGACATGAGCGACCCGTATGCCGTGCGCCTGTCCCTGGGCGCCCCCGACGCCCACTCCGTCGACTGGGTGTTCGCCCGCTCACTCCTCGCGGACGGTGTTCGCCGGTCCGCGGGGATCGGGGAGGTGGTGGTGATCCCGCCGCACCGGTGCCACCCGGACACGCTCCGCATCCTGCTCAGGACGCGGACCGGGGCGGCGGTCCTCGAGGTCGGGATCCGGGCGGTCACGGCCTTTCTGCGACGCGCCGACACGATGGTGCCGCCAGGGACCGAGCACCGTCACATCGACCTGGACGGCGTCGTCGCCAGGCTCACGGCCGGCAGCGAGTGA
- a CDS encoding MFS transporter produces the protein MAGWLIALLAVASGMTVANLYYAQPLLSSLRDVFHISTATAGTLITLTQVGYVIGMVFLVPLGDRLEKRGLITVLLTVTTLALVAAGLATGFPMLLTASLISGATSVVAQILVPFAASLAPDHARGRIVGRVMSGLLTGILLSRTLSSLVSDVAGWRVVYLGSAVLMALLAVALRAALPKHAPTTTVPYHHVLRSTAALVRRHPALLRRGLYQAAMFGAFSAFWTTVSYVLTGPRFHYSPVGVGIFALVGAAGAAIAPLAGHWADHGLTRRMTGAAFAAAALAFALAGFGGHSVVLIALAAILIDMAVQTTLILGQHTVYQLDAGARARLNSAFIATFFLGGALGSQLGSIAYRAGGWGAVSVLGAALPVLALLYWTTEHRRARRTPDRGAE, from the coding sequence GTGGCGGGCTGGCTGATCGCCTTGCTGGCCGTCGCCTCCGGCATGACGGTCGCCAACCTTTACTACGCGCAGCCGCTGCTGTCGTCCCTGCGGGACGTCTTCCACATCAGCACGGCCACCGCGGGCACGCTGATCACGCTCACCCAGGTCGGCTACGTGATCGGCATGGTCTTCCTGGTGCCGCTCGGCGACCGGCTGGAGAAGCGCGGCCTGATCACCGTCCTCCTGACGGTCACGACCCTCGCCCTGGTGGCCGCCGGCCTCGCGACCGGGTTCCCGATGCTGCTGACCGCCTCCCTGATCAGCGGTGCCACGTCCGTGGTCGCACAGATCCTGGTCCCGTTCGCGGCGAGCCTCGCCCCGGACCACGCCCGGGGCCGGATCGTGGGCCGGGTGATGAGCGGCCTGCTCACCGGCATCCTGCTCTCCCGCACCCTGAGCAGCCTGGTCTCCGACGTCGCCGGCTGGCGTGTCGTCTACCTCGGGTCCGCCGTCCTGATGGCCCTCCTGGCCGTCGCCCTGCGGGCCGCGCTGCCCAAGCACGCCCCCACCACGACCGTCCCGTACCACCACGTGCTGCGCTCCACCGCCGCACTGGTGCGCAGGCATCCCGCGCTGCTGCGCCGCGGCCTGTACCAGGCGGCGATGTTCGGCGCCTTCAGCGCCTTCTGGACCACCGTCTCCTACGTCCTGACCGGCCCCCGCTTCCACTACTCCCCCGTCGGCGTCGGCATCTTCGCCCTCGTCGGAGCCGCCGGTGCGGCCATCGCCCCGCTGGCCGGGCACTGGGCCGACCACGGACTGACCCGGCGCATGACCGGCGCCGCGTTCGCCGCCGCCGCGCTGGCCTTCGCGCTCGCCGGCTTCGGCGGGCACAGCGTCGTGCTGATCGCCCTGGCCGCGATCCTCATCGACATGGCCGTCCAGACCACCCTGATCCTCGGCCAGCACACGGTCTACCAACTCGACGCCGGCGCCCGGGCCCGCCTCAACTCGGCCTTCATCGCCACCTTCTTCCTCGGCGGCGCCCTCGGCTCCCAGCTCGGCTCGATCGCCTACCGCGCCGGCGGCTGGGGCGCGGTCAGCGTCCTCGGTGCGGCCCTGCCGGTCCTGGCACTCCTCTACTGGACCACCGAACACCGCCGCGCCCGGCGGACCCCCGACCGCGGCGCCGAGTGA
- a CDS encoding LacI family DNA-binding transcriptional regulator, translating to MTRVGGRGAGPAAPRSVDVARLAGVSQKTVSRVFNGERYVSAEVRRRVLEAAEGLGYRVNGAARALASGRTRSIGVVALGTALYGPASLLIGIERAARDAGYALRVVNTLEGEAGGVAGAVESLLEQGVDGIVVSEPIDEGEVSVGVDVPVLVLGAPAAFGGPRVVAAGVGAQLLACAATEHLLDLGHQTVHHVAGPGRWFAARDRLEGWRAALVARGRDQPAVVEGDWSAASGYAAGRELVGEGDVTAVFAANDDMAIGLIRALAEAGLRVPEDVSVVGFDDSPVSAYVTPPLTTVRQPFDAVAREGLRLLVQAIEKPDAEPAPASDPPVELVVRASTARPRALGGA from the coding sequence ATGACGCGAGTGGGAGGGCGGGGTGCGGGTCCTGCCGCGCCGCGGAGTGTGGATGTGGCGCGTCTGGCGGGTGTGTCGCAGAAGACGGTGTCCCGGGTCTTCAATGGTGAGCGGTATGTCTCGGCCGAGGTGCGTCGGCGGGTGCTCGAGGCCGCGGAGGGGCTCGGTTACCGGGTGAACGGTGCGGCCCGGGCGCTGGCCTCCGGGCGGACCCGGTCCATCGGTGTGGTCGCGTTGGGTACGGCCTTGTACGGTCCTGCCTCGCTGCTCATCGGTATCGAGCGTGCCGCGCGGGATGCGGGCTATGCGCTTCGGGTGGTGAACACGCTGGAGGGTGAGGCTGGGGGAGTCGCGGGGGCGGTGGAGTCGCTGCTCGAGCAGGGTGTGGACGGCATCGTGGTTTCCGAGCCCATCGACGAGGGTGAGGTCTCGGTGGGTGTCGATGTGCCGGTTCTCGTCCTTGGTGCGCCCGCCGCGTTCGGCGGTCCCCGGGTGGTGGCCGCGGGGGTGGGGGCGCAGTTGCTGGCGTGTGCGGCCACGGAGCATCTGCTTGATCTGGGGCATCAGACGGTGCATCACGTTGCGGGTCCTGGGCGGTGGTTTGCTGCTCGGGACCGGCTTGAGGGGTGGCGTGCGGCGCTGGTGGCGCGTGGCAGGGATCAGCCTGCGGTCGTCGAGGGTGACTGGTCGGCCGCGTCCGGGTATGCGGCGGGTCGTGAGCTTGTCGGCGAGGGGGATGTGACGGCGGTGTTCGCGGCGAATGACGACATGGCCATCGGTCTGATCCGTGCGCTGGCGGAGGCGGGCCTGCGGGTGCCGGAGGACGTGAGTGTCGTCGGGTTCGACGACAGCCCCGTCTCCGCGTATGTGACTCCTCCGTTGACCACGGTGCGCCAGCCCTTCGACGCTGTGGCGCGGGAGGGGCTGCGGCTTCTGGTGCAGGCCATCGAGAAACCGGACGCGGAGCCGGCGCCCGCGAGTGATCCACCGGTCGAACTCGTCGTCCGCGCCTCCACCGCCCGCCCTCGGGCCCTCGGGGGCGCCTGA
- a CDS encoding MarR family winged helix-turn-helix transcriptional regulator: MADHSAPAASSDDASTDGSDLLPDELRTYMRVVAATGAIEQQLRAHVKKTLGVSHDEFLVLCLLADQPGTTLRMTRIAELLGRPKTRLTYQVGCLHHMGLVTRESVCGDRRGIALTLTDKGRRLLAENTPALTQVLVSLIGPAQCAALTDLLAQASHPADEGGHAQDPAT; the protein is encoded by the coding sequence ATGGCCGATCACTCCGCTCCCGCCGCCTCGTCCGACGACGCGTCGACGGACGGCAGCGACCTGCTGCCGGACGAGCTGCGCACCTACATGCGGGTGGTGGCCGCCACCGGAGCGATCGAGCAGCAGCTGCGCGCGCACGTCAAGAAGACCCTCGGGGTCTCGCACGACGAGTTCCTGGTGCTGTGCCTGCTCGCGGACCAGCCGGGCACCACGCTGCGCATGACGCGGATCGCCGAACTCCTCGGCCGCCCGAAGACACGACTGACCTACCAGGTCGGCTGCCTGCACCACATGGGTCTCGTCACCCGTGAGTCGGTCTGCGGCGACCGGCGCGGTATCGCGCTCACCCTCACGGACAAGGGCCGGCGGCTGCTCGCGGAGAACACCCCCGCCCTCACCCAGGTCCTGGTCAGCCTGATCGGCCCGGCCCAGTGCGCGGCCCTGACCGACCTGCTCGCCCAGGCGTCCCACCCCGCCGACGAAGGCGGACACGCACAGGACCCCGCCACCTAG
- a CDS encoding pyruvate dehydrogenase produces the protein MAKQTIAEQYVDLMARAGVRRIYGVVGDSLNPVVDAVRRHDAVDWVQVRHEEVAAFAAGAEAQLTGRLAACAGSCGPGNLHLINGLYDAHRSMAPVLALAAHIPSGEIGTGYFQETHPDRLFAECSHYSELISSPRQMPRVVQTAIQHAVGRRGVSVVALSGDTAAEDSPDAAPELAMPLDLPAIRPSDQEIARLTELVDAAERVMVFCGRGVAGAHAEVMALAEKVKAPVGHALRGKEHIQYDNPYDVGMSGLLGYGAAYEAMHECDLLLLLGTDFPYTDFLPRHVRTVQVDVQPERLGRRTQLDFAVWGDVRETLRCLIPAVREKHSRRFLDRMLERHAHALEGAVNAYTRNVDRHTPIHPEYVASVLDEEAADDAVFTVDTGMCCVWAARYLTPNGRRRILGSFVHGSMANALPQAIGAQFLDRGRQVVSLSGDGGFSMLMGDFLTLVQYGLPVKVVVFNNSSLGMVDLEMMVDGLPPHATTYPHTDYAAIATAAGARGIRVQKPAEVRDALREAFAHDGPALVDVVTDPAALAVPPKITAEQISGFALSASRTVLTGGVGRMVHLARANLRNVPRP, from the coding sequence ATGGCCAAGCAGACCATCGCCGAACAGTACGTCGACCTGATGGCCCGGGCCGGTGTACGCCGTATCTACGGCGTGGTCGGGGACAGCCTGAACCCCGTGGTCGACGCGGTCAGGCGGCACGACGCCGTCGACTGGGTCCAGGTCCGCCACGAGGAGGTCGCGGCGTTCGCGGCCGGGGCGGAGGCCCAGCTCACCGGTCGGCTGGCCGCTTGCGCGGGCTCCTGTGGACCGGGCAACCTCCATCTGATCAACGGCCTGTACGACGCCCACCGTTCGATGGCGCCGGTGCTCGCCCTGGCCGCACACATCCCCAGCGGCGAGATCGGCACGGGCTACTTCCAGGAGACGCACCCCGACCGGCTGTTCGCCGAGTGCAGCCACTACTCTGAGCTGATCTCCTCGCCCCGCCAGATGCCCCGCGTGGTGCAGACCGCCATCCAGCACGCCGTCGGCCGGCGCGGCGTCTCCGTCGTGGCCCTGTCCGGCGACACCGCCGCCGAGGACTCCCCGGACGCCGCTCCCGAACTCGCCATGCCCCTGGACCTGCCCGCCATCCGCCCCAGCGACCAGGAGATCGCCCGGCTCACCGAGCTGGTGGACGCCGCCGAACGCGTCATGGTGTTCTGCGGGCGGGGCGTCGCGGGCGCCCACGCCGAGGTGATGGCCCTCGCCGAGAAGGTCAAGGCACCGGTGGGTCATGCCCTGCGCGGCAAGGAGCACATCCAGTACGACAACCCGTACGACGTCGGCATGTCCGGGCTGCTCGGCTACGGAGCCGCGTACGAGGCGATGCACGAGTGCGACCTGCTGCTGCTCCTCGGCACCGACTTCCCGTACACCGACTTCCTGCCCCGCCATGTGCGCACCGTCCAGGTCGACGTGCAGCCCGAGCGGCTGGGGCGGCGCACCCAACTCGACTTCGCCGTCTGGGGAGACGTCCGCGAGACCCTGCGGTGCCTGATCCCGGCGGTGCGGGAGAAGCACTCGCGCCGGTTCCTCGACCGGATGCTGGAGCGGCACGCCCACGCGCTCGAGGGCGCAGTGAACGCCTACACCCGCAACGTCGACAGGCACACCCCGATCCACCCCGAGTACGTGGCCTCGGTGCTCGACGAAGAGGCCGCCGACGACGCGGTGTTCACCGTGGACACGGGGATGTGCTGTGTGTGGGCGGCGCGTTACCTCACACCGAACGGCCGCCGCCGCATCCTCGGCTCCTTCGTGCACGGCTCGATGGCCAACGCGCTGCCCCAGGCCATCGGCGCGCAGTTCCTCGACCGCGGCCGGCAGGTCGTCTCCCTCTCCGGCGACGGCGGGTTCTCCATGCTCATGGGCGACTTCCTCACACTCGTCCAGTACGGGCTGCCGGTGAAGGTGGTCGTCTTCAACAACTCCTCCCTGGGCATGGTCGACCTGGAGATGATGGTCGACGGACTGCCCCCGCACGCCACGACCTACCCGCACACCGACTACGCGGCGATCGCCACCGCGGCCGGGGCGCGCGGCATCCGGGTGCAGAAGCCCGCCGAGGTGCGCGACGCGCTGCGCGAGGCCTTCGCCCACGACGGACCGGCGCTGGTCGACGTCGTCACCGACCCGGCGGCGCTGGCCGTCCCGCCGAAGATCACAGCCGAGCAGATCAGCGGCTTCGCGCTGTCCGCGAGCCGCACGGTGCTGACCGGGGGCGTCGGACGCATGGTCCACCTGGCCCGGGCCAACCTGCGCAACGTCCCCCGCCCGTGA